Below is a window of Paramagnetospirillum magneticum AMB-1 DNA.
TTTGCGCCTGGGATCGGCCAAGACCCGCTTCGCCCCCGCCAAAGCCCATCTGCATCTCGGCCTTGAGTGGCGCCGCGCGCTGCGCGATGCCAAGGGCGACAAGGGCGAGGCCTCGCCGGTCAAGGCGTGGCTCGAGGAGCGGGGCATATCCTGGGAGGGCGTGGCGCGGGCCTTGGGCGGCTTAGGCGTGGTGCGCGCCCGGGTGGTCAAGGGCCGATGGGACCGCCAGTGGAGCGCGGTCGAACCGGCGAGCCTGTGGGAGCCGTGGGCCGAGGCCGGCGCGCCGGTCAAGCTGATCCTTATCCCTGAATGGGAGGGCGGTCCGGGCGGACGGCTGGTGGATCTGATCGGCTGGAACCCGAAAACCGACGAATGCCATTCGCGCACGGGACGCACCGTGACCCTTCTCGAGGATGCCGTCGCCGAGGCCATGGGGCTGGAGGCGCAGGGACTGCCGAGCCCGGTGGCGATCGCCGCCTCGCCGCTGTCGTGGTTGCGGCGGATGGCGAAGGCGGCCGAGGCCGAGGCCAAGGCCCGCCGGGACAAGGCCCCACCGCCCGAGGCCGACCGCTGCGTCTATGTGGTCGATTGGGCGCGGGCCTGGGACGTCTTGGGCGGGTTGCGCCAGGTGGTCGCCGAGAGCGAGGCCCATTGGGATCTGGTGAACAAACTGCTTCGTCCGCCCCGGTGGCGGCGACCGGATATCGGCTATGTGGTGGAGGGGTGATGAATAAGGTTGTCGCATTTCCCGGCAAGGGTGAAGCGCGGTCCAAGAAGGAAAAGCGCGGCGGGGGCGGAGGAGGCGGCGCGCCGCCCGGGGAGCGCGATGCGCTCGAGGCAAAGGTCGCGGAGATCAACACGTCGCATGCCTTTGTGCTCCAGGGCGGCCGCTCCTTCGTCCTGCGCGAGCTTATCCACCCCACGTTGCATCAGCCGACGCAAGAGTTTCTGACCACAACCGCCTTCAAGGATCTTTTCGGGATCGATCGGTTTTACGACGCCGAGCAAGACCGCTATACCGGCCTGGGGCATTTGTGGCTCAAGCACAAGGCCCGGCGCGGGTATTTCGGCGTCACCTTCAACCCCGAGGGCGCCCCGGACGGGTGGTATAACCTGTGGCGCGGGTTCACCATCGAGCCCGCTCCGGCGACGGAGGACTATCGCCACCACTGCCGCCAGTTCCCCACCTTGACCGACCATGTGTTGAGCAATGTGGCGGGAGGGGACAAGGCGCTCGCCAAGTGGATATGGGCATGGTTCGCCCACATGATCCAACGACCCATCGAGCGGATCGGCGTCGCCCTGGTGCTGCGCGGTCGGCAGGGGTCGGGCAAATCCGCACTCGGCGACGCCGTGGGCATGCTGCTCGGCCCACACTACACACTGATCGATGATCCGCGCCATCTTGTGGGAAACTTCAACGCGCATTTGGCGTCGTGCCTATTTCTCCAGGCCGATGAGGCGGTATGGGCCGGCGACAAGGGGGCGGCCGGGCGCCTGCGCAGCCTGATCACGTCATCGCGGACCCTGCAAGAGCGCAAGAACATCGATGCGGAACAGGTCCGTAATCTGGTCCGGCTGCTGATGACGTCCGAAGAGGATTGGGTGGTTCCGGCCTCCAAGGAGGAGCGCCGCTTCGCCGTGATCGATATCGGCACGGGGCGCATGCAGGATCGCGCCTATTTTACGGCACTGTTCTCCGAACTGAAGAACGGGGGGCTTCCCCATCTTCTGCGGTTCTTGATGGACTTCCCCTTGGAAGAGGTCAGCCTTAACCAGCTCCCCAGGACCGAGGCGCTGTTCGAGCAGAAGGCCGCCAACTTCGATACCGAAACCGAGTGGTGGTACAACTGCCTGCAGCAAGGGGCCATTCTGTCTGGGCACAGGAAATGGGCGCATGAGGTGCCCTCGGCCGGGCTCTATGCCAGTTACCTTTCATTTGCTGAACGGACCAAGGCGCGGCGCCCGTTTTCCAATGCTCGCCTCGGGATCAAGCTGCGGCAACTGATCCCTCTCGAGTATGGTTTCAAGCCGGGCAAGATCAAGGTTGAGGTGGACGACGTCCTCCCTGATGGCTCCCGCATTCCGGGCCGAAATGGAGACGGTACTCCGAAAACGGAGTGGGTCAACGGCTACCAGATGCCGGGGCTGACCGCTTGCCGCCAGCATTTTTGCGCGATGGTGCGTCACGACATCAAATGGCCGGACGATGATGTTTCGGGCGCGCCCGACTGCGAAAAGGCGGATAGCGACGCTCCGTTCTAGGTCGCGCCCTTGATAGGCTTTCCAGGCAAGGACGATCAGCCTGGAAAGAGAAGCAATAGATAATTCAGTCGCTTTCCAGGCATTCCAGGCTTTCCGGGCATTTTTGTCGATACATTCCATACGCGCATATGACGCGCTACACACGTAACTTACTAAACACTTATTAGCATGGAATGCCTGGAGTGCCTGGAAAAAGAAGATTTGTCAGATGGTTGCGCTTTCCAGGGAAGCATGGTCTGCCCTGAAAGCCTGGAAAATGGAGGAATTCATGGGGGCTGATAGGGTGATCGAAATCGACGGAAGGCATGCGGTAACCGTCGAGCTTGACGAGGGCGCAGTCCTGGCGAAGGCGCTCCGCGATGTGGCGGCGCAGATCAAGGACGCGATGCGGACAATCCGCCGGATGCCCCTGCCGCGAGAGGTATCCGGCATGGCCGAGACCACGGCGTCGATCTACGCCGCGATGGCTCAGACGGACGAGGGGGAAAGCCGGCGGCGGCGGCCGCCTTCGTCGGCCGCTATCGATCGCTGCGACACGATGTTCGAATACCTGATCAAGGTCGATGATGAGGCGGCGCGGAACCTGCTCATGGTTCGGGGGATCGGCCTGACGTGGGAGCGGGTGATCGCGGAGCTCGATCTTGGGTGCTCGATCAGCACCGTCAAGCGGTGGCATGAGGATGCCTTGGTCAAGATGTTGTGCCTCATGCTCGATCGGGACACAAAAAAGGCTTGACCCGATTGGGCCGTTTTGTGGTAGATGTTGCGTCATGCTGTGACTGTTGCGCCCGCCCTGGGAACCCCGAGGCGGGCGCCGCCATTCTGGGCGGTCGCAATGCGGGGGACACCCCCCCCACCCCGGTGGG
It encodes the following:
- a CDS encoding primase-helicase family protein; translated protein: MNKVVAFPGKGEARSKKEKRGGGGGGGAPPGERDALEAKVAEINTSHAFVLQGGRSFVLRELIHPTLHQPTQEFLTTTAFKDLFGIDRFYDAEQDRYTGLGHLWLKHKARRGYFGVTFNPEGAPDGWYNLWRGFTIEPAPATEDYRHHCRQFPTLTDHVLSNVAGGDKALAKWIWAWFAHMIQRPIERIGVALVLRGRQGSGKSALGDAVGMLLGPHYTLIDDPRHLVGNFNAHLASCLFLQADEAVWAGDKGAAGRLRSLITSSRTLQERKNIDAEQVRNLVRLLMTSEEDWVVPASKEERRFAVIDIGTGRMQDRAYFTALFSELKNGGLPHLLRFLMDFPLEEVSLNQLPRTEALFEQKAANFDTETEWWYNCLQQGAILSGHRKWAHEVPSAGLYASYLSFAERTKARRPFSNARLGIKLRQLIPLEYGFKPGKIKVEVDDVLPDGSRIPGRNGDGTPKTEWVNGYQMPGLTACRQHFCAMVRHDIKWPDDDVSGAPDCEKADSDAPF
- a CDS encoding DUF6362 family protein; amino-acid sequence: MVALSREAWSALKAWKMEEFMGADRVIEIDGRHAVTVELDEGAVLAKALRDVAAQIKDAMRTIRRMPLPREVSGMAETTASIYAAMAQTDEGESRRRRPPSSAAIDRCDTMFEYLIKVDDEAARNLLMVRGIGLTWERVIAELDLGCSISTVKRWHEDALVKMLCLMLDRDTKKA